A window from Candidatus Omnitrophota bacterium encodes these proteins:
- a CDS encoding fumarylacetoacetate hydrolase family protein, whose amino-acid sequence MRFIRFLKSNSQDIAYGCVIDDVVRSIQGDPFGNYTVGVTVGNLNDIKLLSPCLPSKIIALAANYKGATGVTENMKEPITFIKPSTSITGPYEDIICPFKDVNVWGEAELGIVVGRRLKNASSREAKEAIFGYLCANDITADNTEGRDHHLVRSKGADSFCPVGPWIDTEFDPRDAKIEAFQNGKLIRRGNLKDRIWKDDDIIQWLSQWMTLEQGDIVLTGTPPRVVEKTYLEEGDIFEVKIEKLGSLKNKFILKGNV is encoded by the coding sequence ATGAGATTTATAAGATTTTTAAAATCCAATTCTCAAGATATAGCCTATGGATGTGTTATAGATGATGTGGTTAGGTCTATTCAGGGGGACCCCTTTGGTAATTATACGGTAGGCGTAACTGTAGGAAATTTAAATGATATTAAGCTTCTCAGCCCCTGCCTTCCCAGCAAGATAATAGCCTTAGCTGCCAATTATAAAGGCGCTACCGGAGTTACGGAAAATATGAAAGAGCCGATCACCTTTATTAAACCGTCTACAAGCATAACCGGGCCTTACGAGGATATAATATGTCCCTTTAAAGATGTTAACGTATGGGGAGAGGCCGAGTTGGGCATAGTAGTAGGTAGAAGGCTAAAAAATGCATCGAGTAGAGAAGCCAAAGAAGCCATTTTTGGTTACCTCTGCGCTAATGATATAACTGCGGATAATACAGAGGGACGCGACCACCATTTAGTCAGGTCGAAGGGCGCTGACTCGTTCTGTCCTGTCGGCCCATGGATAGATACAGAATTCGATCCCAGAGACGCCAAGATAGAGGCTTTTCAAAATGGGAAGTTGATTCGTAGGGGTAATCTTAAAGACAGGATATGGAAAGATGATGATATAATCCAGTGGTTATCTCAATGGATGACTTTGGAGCAAGGCGATATCGTTCTTACCGGCACCCCTCCCCGGGTAGTAGAAAAAACATATTTAGAAGAAGGGGATATTTTTGAGGTCAAAATCGAGAAACTGGGAAGTTTGAAGAATAAATTTATTTTGAAGGGTAACGTATGA